The Musa acuminata AAA Group cultivar baxijiao chromosome BXJ3-6, Cavendish_Baxijiao_AAA, whole genome shotgun sequence region TGATCGGTATCGAGGTGTACCGATCGATACCGAGCCATATCGATCGGTACCGTCCCGAATTTCGATTATTACATAGACATATCGATCGGTATACCCTTGCATGATAGGTAAAGATATTTTTAAAGTTTTAGGATGTAGTACGCCCTAACGTACCGACGGTATATATCAATACGTATTATACCGAGTAGAGCTCGAAACATCGATATAGATCGATATTCAAAATCTTGATTATAACACTTACTGTTTGTAAACAAAACCTCTTATTTGTGACATCAAAAAAGCCAAAAAGTATGATCAGTCACATACCACAATCCATCCAAATCCAAAATTTACAATCAATTATAACACACTAGAAGCTAAACCAATCTCTCAGTATATTCATATTAATAACAATATATTGAGTTTCCTCTCCATTAGTTCTACAGTACAACTAACACCAACCTTGGCatcaaaagaaacataaaaaataCTTGACCTCAACAATTTTAGTAACACAATCATTACAAAGAATTTAAATTACAAATGCAAATCATATAAAAAAACCTCTTCTTTTTCCCAAACATCATAGCTAAAAATGATAAGAATCTTTACTCATAATTTAACTAGGTACTGCATTCAATGGCAAAAAGGGATCCAGTTAGTCAACCACAGATAATTGGAAGACATCAAGTCTTGCAAAGAAATGATATAACATCTTGTAGTTCATCCCATCTCTTTGTATAGCACCTCTACACTAATGACTATAGCAGCTTTGCTCCATCAATTAGAATaatctttttttcaaaaaaaagtaaataatatTAAACACTAGAAATAATACACCTCTTAAATGGTCAACTCAAATAAGATGGGCAGCACAGTCAAAGAGGCACCCGCTATTGCGGACTTTGAGGAGGTCAGTGTACAAACGATATCCCGTTGTTTCTATAAATCAAATTTTATAGCATTCCAAAAAAAATCTTGTAATTAAATTTTCTAGCATCACAGGAGTCAAAACACTTTACAAATtggctaattaaaaaaaaaatctctttataATGTTTTCATTTGGCTCATTTCCAGTATCTTTCTGTAAAGTTACAATATTTTTGTTGAGGtactgaaaatactataaaactaTTAACAAATACTATAAGAGATATCATATTGTGTCTCtttgatttatattatttttaaatagatgtatttttgttatgatgacaaaaacactataacatgCTATTTTTTTATCCTTATCTGGGTGATGTTATTCCTAAAATATTATATCTATTTGAATCATAGTATGGTATATCAAATAGTTTCTAATGTGTTTTGATTCTATTGGCTCACCTACAGTGTTTTTAGcactataaaattattaaaaaatactataagtgacATCATATCTTTTCGGTTGTCATTGTTCATATACTATTATAATACCAAATTTTTAGACTTAGAGTTTGTCTGATTGATCGAAATACCAAATTTTGATCCCGTTGGGATTGGTGAGATAGATTTTCGATATTATTCGAAATAGGAAACaccatttgaaaaaaataaaaacaaagatcacattttgggaaaaaaaaataaaaaataatgaaaattgcccttctttaaattagaaaatattttgtAGATATTATGCAAATCATTTATGACGATGGATTATACTTCTCCCCGCTTCATTATATATCATTGTTTATACTAAAACCCTTCTCTTGTATCAAAATCTAACTGATTGATTGGTCATTGAGTGGAACTTCTATTCTGGTAAAAACTTGAGCCCATCAAAGAATCAGAactcaaaaaaaaattcttttatagATGTAGAAGGCTTTTCTCTAATGCTTAGGCCATATATGTCCCACTTGGTACCACATATTTGCTCGTGTCAAGCCCTGATAGGACAATGAATATTGTCCCATCAGGTGGCAACAAAAAAACTGCAATTGTAAATACTCTATGCAAACAAATAAAGTACCATAAGTCATATAGTCTTTTTGTGATCAAGGCTTTATCTATGAAGACAACCAAATTCCCAAATGTAACGTGAAAAAATGACAccatgaattattataaaaatgaatGCAGCTCGTATAAAGTTGAATAGAGAAACCTGTCTGTGGTCAATCACTCAAATCAAATATCTAGAAATTAGCAATGAAGATTTAAATGGAACTAAATTCATCTAAAATCAATCATTAAAATTAGTCAGGACTACACAGCTTATGGtacaaaaaagagagaaaaaaattgcAGCAAGTAGTCCACCACTGTTAGAATAAAAAAACTATGTACGCACCTAATGTATAGGTTGATTTTTGAGGTCAAAGAAACTAATTTAGTACCTGTGCACAgatgatatatgaattgatgatcatCTGAAGATTATGGGGGCAGGCATTCTTAGAACCCAGTGGGGCCAGTTTCATCTCACGCCAAATAAAATTCTTATACGAGCCATTGTACAACAGATCTTGGCACCCAGCAATGATCTTTTATCTGTGCTGCTTGAGCCTCCATCCCTTAACATCAAGGTAACCATGACCTGAAGTTCTGCACAGCATATTTCTCTAGGACGTTGCTCTAAGCAGCACGGATGGAGACCTTAGATCTCATTCTCAGCGCTGCAACCATGATAGCATATGCTGCAGAGGCTTGTAAATTGACGCCGACAAATACTCTGCAGCAAACAAAAGCACACATTACAATTGACCTTCTCTTGAACATGTCACTGGAGCCGGACATGGAGTCAGGTGACCATTAGGTCATTACCACTCTCCTCCATACTATTTGATGCTCCATTACCTACAGGAGAAGCATTAGTTGCTAATTTGGCTCCATCTTTTCCACAAGGACTGCAGGAATTGGCAACCTGAACTTCGACAACAGGTTCAACATCCATCAGAGAGGAGCCACAATTGGAGTTTGGGTTAGGTCCAATCTCGAGACTCAACTGAgcacttttgctagattcctctcGAGCTTTATCAGCAAGGCCATCTATCTGCTCTGAAACATCAACACCAACATTCTCTTTGGCTGCATTATCATCCATCAATTGTTCATTGCAAACTCCTGCAGCCACTTCCCATGAGACAGGTTCTCCAGCTAATGTTCTGACACCACAAATACTATCAACTGTAGCAGTTTCAATTGTCACACTGTTGTTACAACTACCATCGGCAACATATCCAGCCTGACACCCTTTTGCACGATCAATGTCATCAAAACTGATAtttgcattttcttcatgaaTAATTAGTGGCTTTTctgagctgccacagccaccagaAATGTTCTTAATGGTGTCAATGATCATAGGATCAGAAGAATGTGCTACCTCACATCTGTTGTCATTTGCCAAACCATTGTTTCTGTAAAACAAAGTTCCTGCTTCATTCTCTGTGTGATCACTAATCATGGAAACTGCAGTAACCAATTCTCCTTCATTTGGTTGCAAGTCATCTAATGTTCCAGTGGATTGCATGACAACATCTTCTCCGTCATTCAGAGTTTCTAGTGCAATGCTTTCATTTTTCAAAACTTCCTTTATGTTGTCAGAGACTGACAGGCAATTACTAATTCTGTCTTTATCCGCATTCTTTGGTTTTTCAGTGACCGAATCTATCATATCTTTAGCTACCTGCTGCTCCCTGAGAACCTTTATATCAGGATGTGCACTACCACTTTCCAGGTCAATAAGTGTTTTTAACTGTGTCTGAACAGAAACAGCCAAGGCAATTGCATGATCACGAATTACAGAATCATGTGGTGGGCAGTTAAATATGCTTGTCAACATCCGATTAAACTGAATAAGGCTTGTTGATGATGCAGCTAATCCTCTATCACGATAAACCTTTGTTGATTTAATTACATGCTCACAAAGATTTCCCATCCTTGACCAATGGCAATCACATATTGCAAAGTCAGAACCAGGATTTGATACTACATGCACCTTATTTCGTTCTTTCTGATTCACTACTTTGGCACATGTGCCATCAATGGCAACATCCGAATCAGGAATCTGTATTGCTTGTCGCCACGAAGTGAAACCACATCTCCACTCATCTCTCCAGTAGCGAGCAAAATTGTCTTTCTCAGAATACTCATCCAGCCAATAGTACGAATGCACCTTTGTACCTAACTTATCAACCAGCCAGTCAGCCCGCTGATAAACATTTGAGTCGTTTTCATTTAGGAGCCTAAGTTTCAGTTGCTGATGATACGACTCGATAGCCGTTGAAACTTCTGAGCTAGCCACTAGAAGGGATTTTACAGCATCGGTCCAAGCACCTGTAATTTCAGAAAGAAATGAGACATGAGATGAGATCAACGAAAAAGACATCTGATAAGACAATGATCAAACGGAGACCAACCAAATCTAGGAAGCCAAGTTGCCATAAAGTAGTCCAAGAAATCTGAGCAATCAACAAAATCTTCCAAAAATGCCTCAAAAAGATTCATATCACCATGTCCTTTGCAAATACTGGATACTGCTTCACCAAGCCCTCTTGACATCATagcatgcatctctctctctggacatttcttcatcAAGTTTTTACGCAACGCATGAAGTACACGCCATAAGCTGATTAGCACAGAACAGCGGAATACCTCCCTGCAAGACAGATGAGTCAGACATCATTGGCCATACTTGAACAGAATATCACATGTGAAGAAAACAGCATTACCGACCTGATGGAAAGCACATCTGCTGAAGGATCATCAACAATAAAACCACCCAACTGCCATGTTGGATCTTTTGAATGAACTCTATCATAAAGGGCTCCCATCCATTTATGTGTTTCCCGACTTGCAAAGTTAGGGGTTATAACCCAAGCAACAGGGATAGCGTTCTTATTTGAGTCAAAAACAAGGAGACTGTGTATTGGATACTAAAGCAACAGAAATAAGAAAAGGTCAGAAGCCAATCTGTAAGGAAAATATTTTAACTAGTTAAATGACAAGTACGTAAAATGCATATACCTTTAACTTGTAGGTGCCAAACCTTGAATCAGATGCTAGAATACTGCGGTTGCCAAAGTGAATCATCTGCTGAAGTTGCCATTCTGTTTGAATGCCTAAAACAAAAGGATCCGAATCTGAGAAGTTCtcataaaagaaaataagatCCCTGTGGCTTTCAATCCACAAACCAATGCTAACATCATCATCTGGGTCCAGCTCATAGGCTGAACGCCTAATCTTCCTCTCCAACCTTCGGACATACCTATGGGTAAGAAGATCATCCCGACTACATGGTCCACCCTGCTTCTGTACCATTTGAGAATGCCTCTGCATTATGGTTTCCACAGGAACCCCAACATAGAGTAAAGACATAATCTGAAGACGCAATTCATCGGAGATGTAAGGCGCAAACATCGCACGTGTCCCAGCAGCTTTTTTGTCCAGGGGACCATGGCAGGGTAACCCTTTTTTGTccacatgcttatcttgattataTATAATAAGAGCAACTGAAGGTTCAGCTATTAACCGCTTTACGATAAAATGACATACACAACCTCTCTTTGTGTTTGGCCGACCAGCAGGAGTTTTCCTCTTTGTAGCATAGTTCCTGCTCGGGCGAACAACACCTCCTTTCCTATGATCATCTGGCCCAAAGGAACACCAATACCTGCATCAAGCTAAAAGCATCAAGCAAATAGACAATGCCTGCAACAGATAACCAATAGCTTCAAACATCTCCAGAATTACAAACCAACTTTTACAAATAGATAAATTGACAGAAATTAAAGTCCATAAAAGTTTTTTTCTGCTGTGAGTCAAACCATTGTGCATGGACATTACTTTGTGGTGGATACCTTTATGGAAGAACTTAACAGTACGAAGTTAACcatgaattattttatttattaacagATTAAGTCACCAGTACTGGAAACCAAGGGTGTGATAAGTTGAAAACACAGAACAAAAGAAATTATCACTCATAGAAGTAATATTCTCTAAATAGGTGCATATATTACATTTACATGAACAATACATGACAATCTTGCCTTCTCTATCCTGGCGTTTGACCCAGAGCAGTCATATGATAATCAGTGACAGAAAGATATGCAAAATTACCAGAATATGTATGGCAAATAGGTCAAAGTAATTGTCATAACTACTCTCAACAAAGCTAGGATTTGTTTCTACCTATTACAGTCATGAAAGAGGCTCGTAGTATTTAGTAAAACCACTTACAAAATATATTCAAGGATCCCATCAACTTTTGGTTTGTATGCCATCTCAGGAGGACGCCTCCTTCGTGCTTCAACATGGAATCTGGTTGGACATTCTTTATTATTAGATTCACCTCGTACAAAATCATTCACTCTTGAAAAGGGAATGAGAGCAAGCCTGTCCATTTTTTCTCTCCATCCTTCGACTCTAGACCACACAATATCTGCAGCAGAGAACTCCAAAGTTGGTGGGTTCTGCACCGGGAGTGTCAAGATCTCATCCCATCTAGCCATAACTGATCTACAAGATATCACAAAAGAAGCCATACATGCTGATCAAGATTATATTCTTCTATGAAAACAAAAAGAGTTTGGTTGGCCATATGTTTTATGGTTCTTAAGCACAAGCAGTCAGCGGAAAAAtgaaaaaagaggaaaagaaggGGGAGAGGGTGTTGAACCACAGGAAAGATAGAAACTATACTTTCATTCTCTTTATATGCACCTAATGCAAATGTGTCATAGCAATAAAGGAACTATTAGGCATGAGGTCCTATCCAACATCCAATACATTTTCAGTGGCATTTCTTCTCTTACATTTACCAGAACCAAAGGCAATAAACAACCAAGTCAAACATTGTTTTctgataaaaagaaagaagtgaaTTATTAACAATAAAACATTTAAACTACAAAAACTGTTTCTGTAGAGGAAAGAAATAACAGAAGAGTTAGCCTTTAAAAGATATAACAAAAACATTTGGAATA contains the following coding sequences:
- the LOC103989501 gene encoding uncharacterized protein LOC103989501, whose protein sequence is MARWDEILTLPVQNPPTLEFSAADIVWSRVEGWREKMDRLALIPFSRVNDFVRGESNNKECPTRFHVEARRRRPPEMAYKPKVDGILEYILYWCSFGPDDHRKGGVVRPSRNYATKRKTPAGRPNTKRGCVCHFIVKRLIAEPSVALIIYNQDKHVDKKGLPCHGPLDKKAAGTRAMFAPYISDELRLQIMSLLYVGVPVETIMQRHSQMVQKQGGPCSRDDLLTHRYVRRLERKIRRSAYELDPDDDVSIGLWIESHRDLIFFYENFSDSDPFVLGIQTEWQLQQMIHFGNRSILASDSRFGTYKLKYPIHSLLVFDSNKNAIPVAWVITPNFASRETHKWMGALYDRVHSKDPTWQLGGFIVDDPSADVLSIREVFRCSVLISLWRVLHALRKNLMKKCPEREMHAMMSRGLGEAVSSICKGHGDMNLFEAFLEDFVDCSDFLDYFMATWLPRFGAWTDAVKSLLVASSEVSTAIESYHQQLKLRLLNENDSNVYQRADWLVDKLGTKVHSYYWLDEYSEKDNFARYWRDEWRCGFTSWRQAIQIPDSDVAIDGTCAKVVNQKERNKVHVVSNPGSDFAICDCHWSRMGNLCEHVIKSTKVYRDRGLAASSTSLIQFNRMLTSIFNCPPHDSVIRDHAIALAVSVQTQLKTLIDLESGSAHPDIKVLREQQVAKDMIDSVTEKPKNADKDRISNCLSVSDNIKEVLKNESIALETLNDGEDVVMQSTGTLDDLQPNEGELVTAVSMISDHTENEAGTLFYRNNGLANDNRCEVAHSSDPMIIDTIKNISGGCGSSEKPLIIHEENANISFDDIDRAKGCQAGYVADGSCNNSVTIETATVDSICGVRTLAGEPVSWEVAAGVCNEQLMDDNAAKENVGVDVSEQIDGLADKAREESSKSAQLSLEIGPNPNSNCGSSLMDVEPVVEVQVANSCSPCGKDGAKLATNASPVGNGASNSMEESGNDLMVT